The Arachis hypogaea cultivar Tifrunner chromosome 16, arahy.Tifrunner.gnm2.J5K5, whole genome shotgun sequence genome contains a region encoding:
- the LOC112755074 gene encoding uncharacterized protein, translated as MSADWGPVIVAVGLFILLSPGLLFQFPSRFRVVEFGNMSTSGISILVHAIIFFCILTILVIAVGVHIHIN; from the coding sequence ATGAGTGCCGATTGGGGACCGGTGATCGTCGCGGTGGGGCTGTTCATCCTCCTATCTCCAGGGCTGCTCTTCCAGTTCCCATCAAGGTTTAGGGTTGTTGAGTTTGGAAACATGAGCACTAGTGGAATTTCCATTTTAGTTCATGCAATCATTTTCTTTTGTATACTTACCATCTTGGTTATTGCTGTAGGCGTTCACATACACATTAATTGA
- the LOC112759132 gene encoding uncharacterized protein, whose product MADWAPVIIGLVLFVVFSPGLLFQLPGKGRVVEFVNFQTSGISIFVHSLLFFGFMVIFLIAINVHIGSG is encoded by the coding sequence atggcagaTTGGGCTCCTGTAATTATTGGTTTAGTCCTGTTCGTGGTGTTCTCGCCAGGTTTACTGTTCCAGCTTCCAGGCAAAGGACGTGTGGTGGAGTTTGTCAACTTTCAAACCAGTGGCATCTCCATATTTGTccactctcttctcttctttggaTTCATGGTTATTTTCCTCATTGCCATTAATGTTCACATTGGTAGCGGATGA